From Coriobacteriia bacterium, a single genomic window includes:
- a CDS encoding PhoH family protein, translated as MTRLLGQGDGLLRLIEDQFESDIAVRGNQITISGGGHDSQTVSSLFAEMIQLVERGEHLTPDSLERSIELMRHSDVSPTALHGDVILTHKGRAIRPKTAGQKRYVDAIRANTVTFGIGPAGTGKTYLAMAMAVEALKRKEVGRIILTRPAVEAGESLGFLPGTLTEKVDPYLRPLYDALYDMMDAEKSASLLDRGTIEIAPLAYMRGRTLNDSFVILDEAQNTSPEQMKMVLTRLGFGSRFVITGDVTQIDLPKGASGLRQVRDILHGVTDIEFCDLTGKDVVRHKLVQRIVTAYSEHEERLAGAEAGKS; from the coding sequence ATGACGAGGCTGCTCGGTCAAGGCGACGGGCTCCTGCGACTCATCGAGGACCAGTTCGAGTCCGACATCGCCGTTCGCGGCAATCAAATCACCATTTCGGGCGGCGGGCACGACTCGCAAACCGTCTCATCGCTGTTCGCCGAGATGATTCAGCTCGTCGAGCGCGGTGAGCATCTCACGCCCGACTCGCTAGAGCGCTCCATTGAGCTGATGCGTCACAGCGACGTGAGCCCTACCGCCCTTCATGGCGACGTCATACTCACGCACAAGGGACGCGCCATTCGCCCAAAAACCGCAGGTCAGAAACGGTATGTGGACGCGATTCGCGCCAACACGGTGACGTTTGGTATCGGTCCCGCCGGCACCGGCAAGACCTACCTGGCGATGGCCATGGCGGTCGAGGCGCTCAAGCGCAAAGAGGTCGGTCGCATTATCCTCACGCGTCCGGCCGTCGAGGCCGGCGAGTCGCTCGGTTTCCTCCCGGGCACCCTGACCGAGAAGGTCGATCCCTACCTGCGACCGCTCTACGACGCGCTCTACGACATGATGGATGCGGAGAAGTCGGCGTCCTTGCTCGATCGAGGCACCATTGAAATCGCGCCGCTGGCGTACATGAGGGGGCGCACACTCAATGACTCGTTCGTCATCCTCGACGAAGCGCAGAACACCAGTCCGGAACAGATGAAGATGGTGCTTACGCGTTTGGGCTTCGGTTCGCGGTTCGTGATTACCGGCGATGTCACGCAGATCGACCTGCCCAAGGGCGCGTCCGGGTTGCGCCAGGTCCGCGACATCCTGCACGGAGTCACCGACATCGAGTTCTGCGACCTGACCGGCAAGGATGTCGTGCGCCACAAGCTCGTTCAGCGCATTGTCACGGCCTACAGCGAGCATGAAGAGAGGCTCGCCGGCGCCGAAGCCGGGAAGTCCTAA
- a CDS encoding HDIG domain-containing protein, protein MRTVNRYNEITSRALGLVPARLKTQVFKGKALIFGLLAMSAVGIVLIGGGAALLGDMLDGTSLDDALVSAMWGAVGAATATVSALVLIPFIRDGLGLAEDIKLMRAASPEHPLMRELMSRAPGTYAHSVAAANLAEAGAEEIGADALIARVGAYFHDVGKIRRPIYFFENQSNCENPHDEAKPSLSALIITAHVRDGMALGKEYRLPERIQAIIRQHHGTALVSYFYHKAAATDAAVYEADFRYQGEKPQSREAALVMLADSCEAAVRAIKVPVPEQVESTVRAIVDDKVADGQLDEAGLRPSDLERIIKTYSRMLVSMYHGRVEYPKADHGGTGVIGADQNHQPSGA, encoded by the coding sequence ATGCGGACGGTGAACCGCTACAACGAGATCACGTCTCGGGCGCTGGGCCTGGTTCCCGCTCGCCTCAAGACGCAAGTCTTCAAGGGCAAAGCGCTCATCTTCGGGTTGCTCGCGATGAGTGCCGTGGGAATCGTGCTCATCGGCGGGGGAGCGGCGCTTCTCGGTGACATGCTCGACGGTACGTCGCTTGACGACGCGCTCGTCTCGGCGATGTGGGGTGCGGTCGGTGCGGCGACGGCTACGGTCTCCGCTCTGGTGCTGATCCCCTTCATCCGCGATGGACTCGGTCTGGCAGAGGACATCAAGCTGATGCGTGCTGCAAGCCCGGAGCATCCACTGATGCGCGAGCTCATGAGCCGCGCACCCGGCACCTACGCCCACTCGGTCGCTGCGGCCAATCTGGCCGAGGCCGGCGCCGAGGAGATCGGCGCTGATGCGCTCATCGCCCGGGTCGGTGCGTACTTCCACGATGTTGGGAAGATACGGCGGCCCATCTACTTCTTTGAGAACCAGTCCAATTGTGAGAATCCGCACGACGAGGCCAAGCCGAGCCTCTCGGCGCTCATCATCACGGCTCATGTACGTGATGGAATGGCGCTTGGCAAGGAGTATCGGCTCCCTGAGCGCATCCAGGCGATCATCCGCCAGCACCACGGGACGGCGCTCGTGAGCTACTTCTATCACAAGGCGGCAGCCACTGACGCAGCCGTCTACGAGGCCGACTTCCGCTACCAGGGCGAGAAGCCGCAGTCGCGCGAGGCCGCGCTCGTCATGCTTGCGGACTCATGCGAGGCGGCGGTGCGCGCCATCAAGGTGCCCGTTCCCGAGCAGGTCGAGTCTACGGTGCGAGCCATCGTCGATGACAAGGTCGCGGACGGGCAGCTCGACGAGGCGGGGCTGCGTCCCAGCGATCTTGAGCGCATCATCAAGACGTACTCGCGCATGCTCGTGAGCATGTATCACGGTCGCGTAGAATATCCCAAGGCGGATCACGGGGGGACGGGGGTCATCGGTGCAGATCAGAATCACCAGCCATCGGGAGCCTGA
- the ybeY gene encoding rRNA maturation RNase YbeY, translating into MQIRITSHREPEPLDVSAFERLSAFVLEREDAPQLIELSIALVDLAEMTELNTAHRGKQGPTDVLSFPCDDLCAVFEPDEPIVLGDVIIAPEVAENQAAEYGHTVEEELNLLLVHGVLHLLGYDHEDDGDAEVMQERERALLLAWSAAS; encoded by the coding sequence GTGCAGATCAGAATCACCAGCCATCGGGAGCCTGAGCCGCTGGACGTCAGCGCGTTCGAGCGTCTTTCCGCCTTCGTGCTCGAGCGCGAGGATGCACCTCAACTCATCGAGCTATCGATCGCACTCGTTGACCTTGCTGAGATGACGGAGCTCAATACGGCTCATCGCGGCAAGCAGGGACCCACGGATGTGCTCTCGTTCCCGTGCGACGACCTATGCGCCGTCTTCGAGCCGGACGAGCCTATCGTTCTGGGCGACGTGATCATCGCGCCCGAGGTCGCCGAGAATCAGGCCGCGGAGTACGGGCACACGGTCGAGGAGGAGCTCAACCTGCTCCTCGTCCACGGTGTGCTGCATCTCTTGGGCTACGACCATGAAGATGACGGCGACGCCGAGGTCATGCAGGAGCGAGAGCGAGCGCTGCTACTGGCCTGGTCAGCGGCGAGCTGA
- a CDS encoding phosphatase PAP2 family protein, which translates to MVRSRSLLWSFNYAIEGIVYALRTQRNMRLHVVAATAVLAACLVLRIGGLSLVAIFFAVTMVLVTELVNTAIEATVDLATERLDPLAKTAKDVAAGAVFVASLNAVVVAYLVLFDPVRMLVQQGMNWVRVGPSSLTVIALGLVGLAVLVLKAASREGTFMRGGWPSGHTALAVAAATALGFITGSASAFVLALFIAGLVAQSRVESEAHTIPQVIVGAFLGLLLSTAVFQLFFT; encoded by the coding sequence ATGGTACGCAGCCGATCGCTGCTGTGGAGCTTCAACTACGCGATCGAGGGCATCGTTTACGCGTTGCGGACGCAGCGCAACATGCGCCTGCACGTCGTCGCCGCAACTGCCGTGCTGGCGGCGTGCCTTGTTCTTCGCATCGGTGGACTGAGCCTTGTCGCCATCTTCTTCGCGGTCACCATGGTGCTGGTCACTGAGCTGGTGAACACCGCGATCGAGGCCACCGTCGACCTCGCCACCGAGCGACTCGATCCGCTCGCCAAGACCGCCAAGGATGTTGCGGCGGGTGCGGTCTTCGTCGCGTCTCTCAACGCGGTTGTCGTCGCCTATCTGGTGTTGTTTGACCCGGTACGCATGCTCGTGCAGCAGGGAATGAACTGGGTCCGCGTGGGTCCGTCGAGCCTCACCGTGATCGCGCTCGGGCTGGTTGGTCTGGCCGTGCTCGTCCTCAAGGCGGCGTCGCGAGAGGGAACGTTCATGCGCGGAGGTTGGCCGAGTGGGCACACCGCTCTTGCGGTCGCTGCCGCCACCGCCTTGGGCTTCATAACCGGCAGCGCATCGGCGTTCGTCCTTGCGCTGTTCATCGCGGGTCTCGTTGCACAAAGCCGGGTCGAATCCGAGGCCCACACGATTCCGCAGGTCATCGTCGGCGCGTTTCTCGGGCTGCTGCTGTCGACGGCCGTGTTTCAGCTATTCTTCACGTGA
- a CDS encoding HlyC/CorC family transporter has translation MLYVVAILTALMSAVSALLSATETAVMVLPTGRVHRLVEAEAPGAVALEQMSIRPHRVRAASALAHGVASAGAAILGVYIGSVLPDFPGLLAEGLAALAMVLVVFTLFGALPRALAVANPERIGLESAAVSAAATALLYPLARLLGAPWSWLVHVAGGEQMPSPWATSGEYRHVDDDDTTEREEAEEALLEAVSDFAEKIAREVMVPRTDVAALPDTATHADAIRVVGETGFSRLPVFHGSIDDVRGVLYAKDLLGVCGFGDSEQPILPLAREPFFVPETKPVEELLREMRAKTHIAIVADEYGGTAGIVTLEDLLEEIVGDIADEYDREEPLLTRVGDERYRVDARLPVDDLNEVFGTDIETEADSVGGLFADIAGRIPKAGDALVIEGLRFTVDVLEGTRIRQLSVEPAEADERTNDA, from the coding sequence GTGCTCTACGTCGTAGCCATCCTCACAGCCCTCATGAGCGCGGTGTCGGCCCTGCTCTCGGCGACCGAGACGGCAGTCATGGTGCTGCCGACCGGTCGTGTCCATCGGCTCGTCGAGGCGGAGGCGCCGGGAGCCGTTGCACTCGAGCAGATGTCGATTCGGCCGCACCGCGTGCGGGCCGCGTCCGCCCTCGCTCACGGTGTCGCCAGCGCCGGAGCCGCGATTCTCGGCGTGTATATCGGGTCTGTGCTGCCGGATTTCCCCGGCCTGCTCGCCGAAGGGCTGGCTGCGCTCGCCATGGTGCTGGTGGTGTTCACGCTGTTCGGTGCCCTGCCGCGTGCACTCGCCGTCGCGAATCCCGAACGGATCGGGCTGGAGTCCGCGGCAGTCTCGGCCGCCGCCACTGCGCTTCTATATCCGCTCGCACGTCTGCTCGGCGCTCCATGGTCGTGGCTTGTCCACGTCGCGGGTGGCGAGCAGATGCCGTCCCCGTGGGCGACATCCGGGGAGTACCGGCACGTCGACGATGACGACACGACCGAGCGCGAAGAAGCCGAGGAAGCCTTGCTCGAAGCGGTCTCCGACTTCGCCGAGAAGATCGCCCGGGAGGTCATGGTGCCTCGGACCGACGTAGCGGCGCTTCCCGATACCGCGACTCACGCGGATGCCATCCGAGTCGTCGGAGAGACCGGTTTCTCCCGCCTACCTGTGTTTCACGGGTCCATCGATGACGTACGCGGCGTTCTCTACGCGAAGGATCTTCTCGGCGTGTGTGGATTCGGCGACAGCGAGCAGCCGATTCTGCCGCTCGCTCGTGAGCCGTTCTTCGTGCCGGAGACCAAGCCGGTCGAGGAGCTGCTTCGAGAGATGCGGGCCAAGACCCACATCGCGATCGTCGCCGATGAGTACGGCGGTACCGCGGGCATCGTCACGCTCGAGGACCTGCTCGAAGAAATCGTGGGAGACATCGCCGATGAGTACGACCGCGAGGAGCCGCTTCTGACGCGAGTCGGTGATGAGCGGTATCGTGTAGACGCACGGTTGCCGGTCGATGATCTCAATGAGGTGTTCGGAACGGACATCGAGACGGAGGCCGACTCGGTGGGAGGGTTGTTCGCCGACATCGCCGGCAGGATTCCCAAAGCCGGCGATGCGCTCGTGATAGAGGGACTGAGATTCACCGTCGACGTACTCGAGGGAACCCGCATACGCCAGCTGAGTGTTGAGCCGGCAGAGGCCGACGAAAGGACCAACGATGCGTAA
- the cdd gene encoding cytidine deaminase, translated as MRNLTQPDLALLAFAREVQEKAYAPYSMFRVGAAVYANGDIFQGVNIENAAYGATLCAERAAIAAAVSAGCTDITAIAVVGDSESPVTPCGCCRQVLAEFNPDMRVIMGGASDEVLVMTLEELLPEAFARGFLDQDETK; from the coding sequence ATGCGTAACCTGACCCAGCCCGACCTGGCGCTGCTCGCGTTCGCGCGCGAAGTGCAGGAGAAGGCGTACGCGCCGTACTCGATGTTCCGGGTTGGTGCGGCCGTGTACGCGAACGGCGACATCTTCCAGGGAGTCAACATCGAGAACGCGGCGTACGGTGCGACACTGTGCGCCGAGCGTGCCGCGATCGCTGCCGCCGTGTCTGCTGGCTGCACCGACATCACGGCGATCGCCGTGGTGGGTGACTCGGAGTCGCCAGTTACGCCGTGCGGTTGCTGTCGTCAGGTGCTGGCCGAGTTCAATCCTGATATGCGCGTGATCATGGGTGGGGCGTCTGATGAGGTGCTCGTCATGACACTCGAAGAGCTCCTTCCTGAGGCTTTTGCACGTGGATTCCTCGATCAAGACGAGACCAAATAG
- a CDS encoding GTPase Era, which yields MTSDVTKSGFVALVGRPNAGKSTLTNAVVGTKVAITSDTPQTTRHRLRAVLDRDDAQVVIVDTPGLHKPHDALGEELNRSALKALEDVDVVAMLIDATCPVGEGDRWVAAHVAKSSARKLLVITKADIAKGEQLPRQLAVARALAPFDDEVALSAVSGFNLDGFTEAVIRFLPEGPRWFPRDMPTDQSTETMIAEFIREKVLRMTHDEVPHAVGVSIDELEFEAKRDLARIFATIFVERDSQKGILIGKGGEMIRAIGTDARVDLERLLGSRVFLDLKVKVKKDWRRDASQIRRFGYGEGA from the coding sequence ATGACCTCGGATGTGACCAAGAGCGGGTTCGTTGCGCTGGTAGGCCGACCCAACGCGGGAAAGTCGACACTGACCAATGCGGTGGTCGGTACCAAGGTTGCCATCACATCCGATACGCCTCAGACGACGCGACATCGCCTCAGAGCCGTGCTGGATCGGGATGACGCGCAAGTGGTCATCGTCGACACCCCTGGGCTGCACAAGCCCCACGACGCGCTTGGCGAAGAGCTCAACCGCTCTGCACTCAAGGCGCTCGAGGACGTGGATGTCGTTGCGATGCTCATCGATGCTACGTGCCCGGTGGGAGAGGGCGATCGGTGGGTCGCCGCTCACGTCGCGAAGTCCTCGGCGCGCAAGCTGCTCGTGATCACCAAGGCTGACATCGCAAAAGGCGAGCAGTTGCCTCGCCAACTCGCGGTCGCCCGGGCGCTGGCGCCGTTCGACGATGAGGTCGCACTTTCGGCTGTTTCGGGGTTCAACCTCGACGGCTTCACCGAGGCAGTCATCCGATTCCTGCCGGAAGGGCCGCGCTGGTTCCCGCGCGACATGCCGACCGACCAGTCAACGGAGACAATGATTGCGGAGTTCATTCGCGAGAAGGTGCTGCGCATGACACACGACGAAGTACCGCACGCGGTCGGCGTGTCCATCGACGAGCTCGAGTTCGAGGCCAAGCGTGATCTCGCTCGGATATTCGCGACGATCTTCGTCGAACGTGACTCTCAGAAGGGGATTCTCATCGGCAAGGGCGGAGAGATGATCCGGGCGATCGGCACCGACGCGCGAGTCGATCTTGAGCGCCTTCTTGGATCCCGCGTGTTTCTCGACCTCAAGGTGAAGGTCAAGAAGGACTGGCGTCGCGATGCATCACAGATTCGTCGGTTCGGATATGGGGAGGGCGCGTGA
- the deoC gene encoding deoxyribose-phosphate aldolase — MDQTLLKPTVGPAAGHAWIAANADHGFASLCVSPFLVDAAAELLAISGTAVCSVCGFPLGYSTSAAKADEARDLVRRGCIEVDMVMNFAALLDGDHALVERDVRAVVDAVRDAGEGRCLVKVILETGHLSDDLIARGSEIAVTAGADFVKTSTGFGPRGASAADVRIMRATVGPDIGIKAAGGIRDLATALVMLDAGADRLGTSAGLEILAEADAAGM, encoded by the coding sequence ATGGACCAGACCCTGCTCAAGCCGACTGTGGGTCCAGCCGCCGGCCACGCGTGGATCGCCGCGAACGCCGACCATGGGTTCGCATCGCTGTGCGTATCGCCGTTTCTGGTGGATGCGGCAGCGGAGCTGCTCGCGATTTCGGGCACGGCAGTCTGCTCTGTATGTGGCTTTCCGCTCGGGTACTCCACCTCGGCCGCCAAGGCCGATGAGGCGCGCGACCTGGTGCGTCGGGGCTGCATCGAGGTCGACATGGTGATGAACTTCGCGGCGCTTCTCGACGGCGACCACGCGCTGGTGGAACGTGACGTTCGGGCGGTCGTCGATGCGGTTCGTGACGCTGGCGAGGGGCGCTGTCTTGTGAAGGTGATCCTGGAGACGGGACATCTCAGCGACGACTTGATTGCCCGAGGCAGTGAGATCGCGGTCACGGCCGGCGCTGACTTCGTCAAGACGTCTACGGGTTTCGGTCCGCGCGGCGCGAGCGCCGCTGACGTCCGAATCATGCGTGCCACGGTAGGCCCCGATATCGGTATCAAGGCAGCGGGAGGCATCCGCGACCTCGCCACGGCGCTGGTTATGCTCGATGCGGGCGCGGATCGACTGGGCACCTCGGCCGGCCTCGAGATACTCGCCGAGGCCGACGCAGCCGGGATGTAG
- a CDS encoding acyltransferase — MPGAVSRRDARIDALKGFAILCVVTYHALGQYYSFTPSSGVVYFTWAVYFRAFLFSFMLPLFAFLSGYVLGREGGFRPERYFRSRTLGLLVPYIVWEAIYGPSKQAELFTSASGVATYFIRIFTNPHLEGRMWYLYVLWIALMILGVARLRGDRTWVIVASIPLVFALGSLGQFNWLRWIYIYVAGGVLYRRYESSILPRLRVWGWVGALAFAPLWLLVEPPEIAAARIAAWIPTGPWNTTAQVLLVVIPVLVGACGVIAIIAASYRLPARVERALAYLGVLSLGIYVTHFPFVEMWKGMPGWFLPINVAIATGLAVGCTLLLGRFRPTAAVLLGEPWVSRPRQLGDVATETL, encoded by the coding sequence ATGCCCGGTGCGGTATCGAGACGCGATGCGCGCATCGACGCGCTGAAAGGGTTTGCGATCCTGTGCGTGGTCACGTACCACGCGCTCGGACAGTACTACTCGTTCACGCCTTCTTCGGGGGTTGTCTACTTCACGTGGGCTGTCTACTTCCGGGCGTTCCTGTTCAGCTTCATGCTGCCGCTCTTCGCCTTCCTGAGCGGATACGTGTTGGGCCGGGAAGGTGGATTTCGACCGGAGCGTTACTTTCGCAGCCGCACGCTCGGACTGTTGGTGCCCTACATCGTCTGGGAGGCAATCTACGGGCCGAGTAAGCAGGCTGAGCTGTTCACAAGCGCTTCAGGCGTCGCGACCTACTTCATCCGCATCTTCACCAACCCGCACCTCGAGGGCCGCATGTGGTACCTGTACGTGCTGTGGATCGCGCTGATGATCCTGGGAGTCGCTCGACTGCGGGGCGACAGGACCTGGGTCATCGTGGCGTCGATTCCGTTGGTCTTCGCGCTCGGTTCGCTCGGTCAGTTCAACTGGCTGCGGTGGATATACATCTACGTCGCCGGGGGTGTGCTGTATCGGCGCTATGAGTCATCGATACTCCCTCGTCTCAGGGTGTGGGGATGGGTGGGCGCACTCGCATTTGCTCCGCTTTGGCTGCTCGTTGAACCGCCCGAGATCGCAGCGGCGCGCATTGCGGCGTGGATTCCGACGGGCCCGTGGAACACCACGGCGCAGGTTCTGTTGGTCGTCATCCCCGTCTTGGTGGGCGCGTGCGGGGTGATTGCGATCATCGCGGCAAGCTACCGGCTTCCCGCTCGGGTCGAGCGGGCATTGGCCTACTTGGGTGTGTTGTCGCTCGGGATCTACGTCACGCACTTCCCGTTCGTGGAGATGTGGAAGGGGATGCCCGGCTGGTTCCTGCCGATCAACGTCGCGATCGCGACGGGGTTGGCCGTTGGCTGCACGCTTCTGCTCGGTCGGTTCCGACCCACGGCGGCTGTGTTGCTCGGTGAGCCATGGGTCAGCAGACCGCGCCAACTTGGCGATGTCGCGACTGAGACACTATAG
- the recO gene encoding DNA repair protein RecO: MPSYPLRALVLRKTKLGETDTILTLLADDGRQVRAVAKGLRKPGGRFGARLEPFAVCDLLLHTGRSLEVISEARTVESHSGMREDFDRSAAGSVVVDLLDKIAVEGQEEGRLFALATTTLDVMETAPVTALPELVVAFLIKAMAMHGYRPQLESCAACASETGESAAFSVSHGGALCTECGDLDAASLTFTPEGRAWLQVLLSARMAEVPELHMPPAAVRDCFALVRSFVVFHVPARLKALDFFAGQDTAG; encoded by the coding sequence ATGCCATCGTATCCACTACGCGCACTGGTACTGCGCAAGACGAAGCTCGGGGAGACCGACACGATCCTGACGTTGCTGGCCGATGACGGGCGCCAGGTCCGTGCGGTCGCGAAGGGTCTGCGCAAGCCAGGCGGTCGCTTCGGTGCGCGCCTGGAGCCGTTTGCCGTTTGCGACCTGCTCCTGCACACCGGACGCTCACTTGAGGTCATCTCGGAGGCGCGAACGGTCGAGTCGCACTCGGGGATGCGCGAGGACTTCGATCGCTCGGCGGCCGGCTCGGTCGTGGTGGACCTGCTCGACAAGATCGCGGTCGAGGGCCAGGAAGAGGGTCGGCTGTTTGCGCTGGCCACGACCACCCTCGATGTGATGGAGACCGCACCGGTCACGGCGCTGCCCGAGCTGGTCGTCGCGTTCCTCATCAAGGCTATGGCCATGCACGGCTATCGCCCGCAGCTTGAGTCGTGTGCGGCGTGCGCCTCGGAGACGGGCGAGAGTGCGGCATTCTCGGTGAGCCACGGCGGCGCCCTGTGCACCGAGTGCGGCGACCTGGATGCGGCTTCTCTCACCTTCACGCCCGAGGGACGGGCGTGGCTTCAGGTTCTGTTGAGCGCTCGGATGGCCGAAGTCCCGGAGTTGCACATGCCGCCGGCAGCTGTTCGAGACTGCTTTGCGCTCGTTCGATCGTTTGTCGTGTTCCATGTGCCGGCTCGGCTCAAGGCGCTCGACTTCTTCGCAGGACAGGACACCGCGGGATAG
- a CDS encoding glycine--tRNA ligase subunit alpha, giving the protein MQGMTFQDIILALSRYWADQGCVVLQPYDSEVGAGTFHPATTLRALGPDTWRTAYVQPSRRPTDGRYGENPNRLQHYYQYQVILKPSPDNVLDLYFDSLRAIGIDPAEHDLRLVEDDWESPTLGAWGLGWEVWLNGMECTQFTYFQQVGGFECRPVPAEITYGLERLAMYIQGVDSVYDLIWSVGPDGHTFTYGDVFLRNEQQYSAYNFEVADVDMLLGLFTTFETECQRTLEAGYVLPAYDYVLKCSHAFNLLDARGAISVTERQGYILRVRALAKACCAAYLQLVLPPEDVDAAEEADIAEGGDE; this is encoded by the coding sequence ATGCAGGGCATGACCTTCCAAGACATCATTCTCGCTCTCTCGCGCTACTGGGCAGACCAGGGATGTGTCGTACTGCAGCCGTACGACAGTGAAGTTGGCGCCGGGACGTTCCATCCGGCGACCACGTTGCGCGCGTTGGGCCCCGACACGTGGCGCACCGCGTACGTGCAGCCGTCTCGGCGTCCCACCGACGGCCGCTACGGTGAGAACCCAAACCGTCTGCAGCACTACTACCAGTATCAGGTCATCCTCAAGCCGAGCCCCGATAACGTGCTCGACCTCTACTTCGACTCGCTGCGTGCCATCGGAATCGATCCCGCCGAGCACGACTTGCGTCTCGTCGAGGACGACTGGGAGTCACCTACCCTCGGTGCCTGGGGACTGGGCTGGGAGGTCTGGCTCAACGGGATGGAGTGCACCCAGTTCACCTACTTCCAGCAGGTGGGCGGCTTTGAGTGTCGACCGGTTCCTGCCGAGATCACCTATGGGCTCGAGCGCCTCGCCATGTACATCCAGGGAGTCGACAGCGTCTACGACCTCATATGGAGTGTCGGGCCCGACGGCCACACCTTCACCTACGGCGACGTGTTCCTGAGAAACGAACAGCAGTACTCGGCGTACAACTTCGAGGTGGCCGACGTCGACATGTTGCTCGGGCTGTTCACGACGTTTGAGACCGAATGCCAGCGTACGCTTGAGGCAGGGTACGTGCTCCCGGCGTACGACTACGTACTCAAGTGCTCCCACGCGTTCAACCTTCTCGATGCTCGTGGCGCCATCAGCGTCACGGAGCGTCAGGGCTACATCCTGCGAGTGCGAGCGCTCGCGAAAGCGTGCTGTGCCGCGTATCTGCAGCTCGTACTTCCGCCCGAGGACGTCGATGCCGCCGAAGAGGCAGACATCGCAGAAGGCGGTGATGAGTGA